The Siniperca chuatsi isolate FFG_IHB_CAS linkage group LG7, ASM2008510v1, whole genome shotgun sequence genome includes a window with the following:
- the crk gene encoding adapter molecule crk has translation MAGNFDAEDRGSWYWGRLSRQEAVSLLQGQRHGVFLVRDSITSPGDYVLSVSENSKVSHYIINSISNNRQSGPGLALPRFRIGDQEFDALPALLEFYKIHYLDTTTLIEPINKSKHTSFISGGPPPRLEDEYVRALFDFPGNDEEDLPFRKGDVLRVLEKPEEQWWNAQNSDGRAGMIPVPYVEKYRPASPSSVAGPGVPGGPPGGMAVLGNSDGSAAQSGAPLLGDPSQYAQPTPLPNLQNGPVYARAIQKRVPNAYDKTALALEVGDMVKVTKINVNGQWEGECKGKRGHFPFTHVKLLDQHNAEDELS, from the exons ATGGCCGGAAATTTTGACGCGGAGGACCGTGGCAGCTGGTACTGGGGTCGGCTGAGCAGGCAGGAGGCTGTGTCTCTGTTGCAGGGGCAGAGGCACGGCGTGTTTCTGGTCCGGGACTCCATCACCAGCCCCGGCGACTACGTGCTCTCGGTATCAGAGAACTCCAAAGTCTCGCATTACATAATTAACAGCATCAGCAACAACCGGCAGTCCGGTCCAG GTTTGGCCCTTCCAAGGTTCCGCATCGGTGACCAGGAGTTTGACGCTCTCCCTGCTTTGCTAGAGTTCTATAAAATCCACTACTTGGACACCACCACCTTAATAGAACCCATCAACAAGTCCAAACACACCTCCTTCATCAGCGGAGGCCCCCCGCCTCGCCTGGAAGACGAGTATGTCCGAGCACTTTTCGATTTCCCTGGCAACGACGAGGAGGATCTCCCATTTAGGAAGGGTGATGTTCTCCGAGTTCTCGAGAAGCCGGAGGAGCAGTGGTGGAACGCCCAGAACTCTGACGGCCGGGCGGGGATGATCCCAGTGCCGTACGTGGAGAAGTACCGACCGGCGTCTCCCAGTTCTGTGGCGGGGCCCGGCGTACCTGGGGGACCACCGGGAGGAATGGCAGTGCTAGGGAACTCTGATGGCTCTGCAGCCCAGTCTGGCGCTCCGCTGCTGGGAGACCCCAGCCAGTACGCCCAACCCACCCCCCTCCCAAATCTCCAGAATGGACCTGTCTATGCCAGGGCCATACAGAAGAGGGTGCCCAATGCCTATGACAAGACCGCCCTGGCCTTAGAG gTGGGCGATATGGTGAAGGTGACCAAAATAAACGTGAACGGCCAGTGGGAGGGTGAATGTAAAGGCAAACGTGGCCACTTTCCCTTCACACACGTCAAACTGCTGGACCAGCACAACGCCGAGGACGAACTCAGCTGA